Proteins from a single region of Sandaracinaceae bacterium:
- a CDS encoding sigma-70 family RNA polymerase sigma factor, translating to MIRRAPHERQRDPLTPDASVMEFERHRPFLTGLAYRMLGSFTDAQDVVQDAFLRWHRDHDAEVENPRAWLARVVTRLCLDVMKSARARREAYVGPWLPEPVLKHERAVADTSLHDRIDAPMALMLALERLSPLERAAFILHDLFDMEHADIAAALERSEAACRQLLARARAHVGEPKQRFHVEEAEAARITTAFFAAMTTGNALMLRDLLASAAVLHSDGGGKVAAVRQVLRGADSVLRFFDSLLTRFGPMPQTWSGPLRINGLPGYVSRDVAGNVQTTALDVEDGKVVAVYVMRNPDKLGSAVALLEAASELPAPG from the coding sequence ATGATAAGAAGGGCGCCGCACGAGAGGCAGCGTGACCCCTTGACCCCGGACGCATCGGTGATGGAATTCGAGCGGCACAGGCCGTTCTTGACGGGGCTGGCGTACCGCATGCTCGGTTCGTTCACCGATGCTCAGGACGTGGTGCAGGACGCTTTCCTGCGCTGGCACCGCGACCACGACGCGGAGGTGGAGAACCCGCGCGCGTGGCTCGCCCGTGTGGTGACGCGGCTGTGTTTGGATGTGATGAAGTCGGCGCGGGCGCGCCGCGAGGCCTACGTGGGGCCGTGGCTCCCCGAGCCCGTGCTGAAGCACGAGCGCGCCGTCGCAGACACTTCGCTCCATGACCGAATCGACGCGCCAATGGCGCTGATGCTCGCGCTCGAGCGGCTGTCCCCGTTGGAGCGCGCGGCGTTCATCCTGCACGACCTCTTCGACATGGAGCACGCCGACATCGCCGCAGCGCTGGAACGCAGCGAGGCCGCGTGTCGCCAGCTGCTGGCCAGGGCCCGCGCTCACGTGGGCGAGCCGAAGCAGCGCTTCCATGTGGAGGAGGCCGAGGCAGCACGCATCACCACCGCGTTCTTCGCGGCGATGACGACCGGCAACGCCCTGATGCTGCGCGACCTGCTCGCGAGCGCCGCTGTCCTGCACAGCGACGGCGGCGGCAAGGTGGCGGCCGTCCGGCAGGTCTTGCGCGGGGCGGATTCCGTGCTGCGCTTCTTCGACAGCTTGCTCACACGCTTCGGGCCGATGCCCCAGACTTGGTCCGGCCCGCTACGCATCAATGGGCTGCCTGGCTACGTCTCGCGCGACGTGGCGGGGAACGTGCAGACCACGGCGCTCGACGTCGAAGATGGCAAGGTGGTGGCGGTCTACGTGATGCGGAACCCGGACAAGCTCGGGTCCGCGGTGGCGCTGCTCGAGGCTGCCTCCGAACTCCCCGCACCCGGGTAG
- a CDS encoding carboxymuconolactone decarboxylase family protein: MSKRIQPFTAAPEAISAMLALSTYVTESGLEHSLQELVKIRASQINGCANCLHMHTADARAAGETEARIYLLSAWRESLLYTPRERAALAWTEALTLVHETQAPDADYEALQGLFTPKEVVDLTLLIGVINTWNRIAVGFRVVHVNDKKGAAREAA; encoded by the coding sequence ATGAGCAAGCGAATCCAGCCCTTCACCGCCGCCCCCGAAGCCATCAGCGCCATGCTCGCGCTCTCGACCTACGTCACGGAGAGCGGCCTCGAGCACAGCCTGCAGGAGCTCGTGAAGATCCGTGCGTCGCAGATCAACGGATGCGCGAACTGCCTGCACATGCACACCGCAGACGCCCGCGCGGCGGGCGAGACCGAGGCGCGCATCTACCTGCTCTCGGCCTGGCGCGAGTCCCTGCTCTACACCCCGCGGGAGCGCGCGGCGCTGGCGTGGACCGAGGCGCTCACGCTGGTGCATGAGACGCAGGCCCCAGACGCCGACTACGAGGCCCTGCAGGGGCTGTTCACGCCGAAGGAGGTGGTGGACCTGACGCTGCTGATCGGCGTGATCAACACGTGGAACCGCATCGCCGTGGGCTTCCGGGTGGTGCACGTGAATGATAAGAAGGGCGCCGCACGAGAGGCAGCGTGA
- a CDS encoding GFA family protein, with protein sequence MQTHRGRCLCGTVSFEVQGAPSAFFLCHCSRCRKVSGSAHGANLFFPDGEIHWLSGHADVRSFALPETRFARSFCVTCGSALPYRAASGRVVVPAGSLDTEVAKRPDAHIQVASCANWDDALHDVPRFDAYPG encoded by the coding sequence ATGCAGACACATCGCGGACGATGCCTTTGCGGCACAGTTTCATTCGAAGTCCAGGGCGCGCCCTCGGCCTTCTTTCTCTGCCACTGTAGCCGTTGCCGAAAGGTCAGCGGCTCGGCCCATGGCGCCAACCTGTTCTTCCCTGACGGTGAGATCCACTGGCTGTCGGGGCACGCCGACGTCCGGTCGTTCGCGTTGCCCGAGACGAGGTTTGCTCGTTCGTTCTGTGTGACCTGCGGGTCGGCGCTGCCCTATCGCGCCGCCAGTGGGCGCGTCGTCGTCCCGGCCGGCAGCCTCGACACCGAGGTGGCCAAGCGACCCGACGCGCACATCCAGGTGGCGAGCTGTGCGAACTGGGACGATGCCCTGCACGACGTCCCGCGGTTCGACGCCTATCCAGGGTGA
- a CDS encoding HAD family hydrolase, whose protein sequence is MTHELRAVIFDLDGTLADTLTDIAAAASATLGELGVGPYELEQYRAWIGGGARRLMEQALPADQQHRLDEVDARFRQHYAANLVVATAPYAGIPAVLDALAERFTLAVLSNKPHAMTTEIVARVFGAWDFADVVGKQDGVPAKPDPTSVLAMAARLGVDPSMCAYVGDTDIDVQTATAAGMLSVGVSWGFRDAESLVAAGALRLAASPEDLLRCLIGDA, encoded by the coding sequence ATGACCCACGAGCTGCGCGCCGTCATCTTCGACCTCGATGGAACCCTCGCCGACACGCTGACCGACATCGCTGCGGCCGCGAGCGCGACCTTGGGTGAGCTCGGGGTGGGCCCCTACGAGCTCGAGCAGTACCGCGCGTGGATCGGCGGTGGTGCTCGTCGCCTCATGGAGCAAGCGCTCCCCGCAGACCAGCAGCACCGGCTGGACGAAGTCGACGCGCGCTTTCGCCAGCACTACGCCGCGAACCTGGTCGTCGCGACCGCCCCCTACGCAGGGATCCCGGCGGTGCTGGACGCGCTCGCCGAGCGCTTCACCCTCGCGGTCCTCAGCAACAAGCCTCACGCCATGACGACGGAGATCGTCGCGCGCGTGTTCGGCGCCTGGGACTTCGCCGATGTCGTGGGGAAGCAGGACGGCGTGCCCGCCAAGCCCGACCCCACATCCGTGTTGGCCATGGCCGCCCGGCTCGGCGTCGACCCGAGCATGTGCGCCTACGTCGGTGACACGGACATCGACGTGCAGACGGCGACCGCAGCGGGGATGCTCTCCGTAGGCGTGTCATGGGGCTTTCGCGATGCCGAAAGCTTGGTGGCGGCTGGAGCCTTGCGCTTGGCGGCCTCGCCGGAAGACCTGTTGCGCTGTCTCATCGGTGACGCGTAG
- a CDS encoding sulfite exporter TauE/SafE family protein produces the protein MVFLLFAAAFLAFGISAVTGGGASLVLVPLLSATLPVASVPAALSVGTGASSVARIATFRRDIRWDVACRFVPAALPMAALGALTLRYVNPAYVQVVMALFLIANLPLLLQRADSEPGEGAAQDVPAPVTARVVAIGATAGFLSGLTGAVGVLFNRFYLELGLTKDEIVATRATNEVLIHLVKLAMYAYLGLLTRDALETGALVAAAAALSAVALKPALRHVPRATFARIGYAAMVASGVALLVSSASRVVESDRISIDHRPILGGADLALHWRDSAIALELTYDEGLEVELPIDAAELTDAQHALVAREDPGSDAIEYEVVYGAEARHFEAYYLRAGQLLRKVTFDADGRLIDEGT, from the coding sequence ATGGTGTTCCTCCTCTTTGCCGCCGCGTTCCTCGCCTTCGGCATCAGCGCCGTGACGGGCGGCGGAGCGAGCCTCGTGCTCGTGCCGCTGCTCTCCGCGACATTGCCCGTGGCGTCGGTCCCGGCCGCGCTCTCCGTCGGCACGGGGGCCAGCTCGGTCGCCCGCATCGCCACCTTTCGCCGCGACATCCGGTGGGACGTGGCGTGCCGCTTCGTGCCCGCGGCGCTCCCCATGGCGGCCCTCGGAGCGCTCACGCTGCGCTACGTGAACCCCGCCTACGTGCAGGTGGTGATGGCGCTCTTCCTGATCGCCAACCTGCCCCTGCTGCTGCAACGTGCGGACTCGGAGCCCGGTGAGGGAGCGGCACAGGATGTCCCCGCCCCGGTCACGGCGCGGGTGGTCGCGATCGGTGCCACGGCGGGCTTCCTCTCCGGGCTCACGGGTGCCGTGGGTGTGCTCTTCAATCGCTTCTATCTCGAGCTGGGGCTGACCAAGGACGAGATCGTCGCCACCCGTGCCACGAACGAGGTGCTGATCCACCTGGTGAAGCTCGCCATGTACGCGTATCTCGGGCTGCTGACGCGCGACGCGCTCGAGACGGGCGCGCTCGTGGCGGCTGCGGCGGCGCTCTCGGCGGTCGCGCTCAAGCCAGCGTTGCGTCACGTGCCACGCGCGACGTTTGCGCGCATCGGCTACGCGGCCATGGTCGCGTCAGGGGTCGCGCTCTTGGTCTCCTCCGCGTCCCGGGTGGTGGAGTCCGACCGCATCTCGATCGACCACCGGCCCATCCTGGGCGGGGCCGATCTGGCGCTCCACTGGCGCGACTCGGCCATCGCGCTGGAGCTGACCTACGACGAAGGGCTCGAGGTCGAGCTCCCCATCGACGCCGCCGAGCTCACCGACGCGCAGCACGCGCTGGTCGCGCGCGAGGACCCCGGCTCGGACGCCATCGAGTATGAAGTGGTCTATGGGGCCGAGGCGCGCCACTTCGAGGCGTACTACCTGCGCGCGGGGCAGCTGCTGCGGAAGGTGACGTTCGACGCCGACGGACGCCTGATCGACGAGGGCACCTGA
- a CDS encoding SRPBCC family protein: MQRKVDLHFDFPFPVARVFADVSDHENLGRILGAPMRHLKDGHGEGGKSGLGSVRGVGPALLGLEETIVTFEKDRLIEYKVTQGPGVKNHLGRLTFSETQSGSHLHYVITFEPTIPGTGRLLQSVLSTSIGKGLRKYAER; encoded by the coding sequence ATGCAACGCAAGGTCGACCTCCACTTTGACTTTCCCTTCCCCGTCGCGCGTGTCTTCGCGGACGTGTCCGACCACGAGAACCTGGGGCGTATCCTGGGGGCCCCCATGCGGCACTTGAAAGACGGCCATGGCGAGGGGGGCAAGAGCGGCCTCGGGTCCGTGCGCGGCGTGGGTCCCGCGTTGCTCGGCCTCGAGGAGACCATCGTCACCTTCGAGAAAGATCGGCTGATCGAGTACAAGGTCACCCAGGGCCCCGGCGTCAAGAACCACCTCGGTCGCTTGACCTTCTCGGAGACGCAGAGCGGCTCGCACCTGCACTACGTGATCACGTTCGAGCCCACGATTCCAGGCACGGGCCGCTTGCTCCAGAGCGTGCTCAGCACATCCATCGGCAAGGGCCTGCGCAAGTACGCGGAGCGCTGA
- a CDS encoding TonB family protein, giving the protein MRPAQLIVLSLLVSLSALVGGCGSGSAEPQQTTPADTAAHGDTADPEDPAAGSETAPADLASDDAQDAASDTFCDGTDDCGALGALTSESSGGDFGMGGLGRGTAEGSASAAAPLPPANVRHVVVRGLDEQVVRRVLRRHLNEVRFCYEQALRQQPGVEGSVQVEFAIDARGLVSQSRATGGTAESARLSDCLVRAVRRWTFPSPPGNGDAQVAATYQFALAPAAATSPQVAIGPALLQRCAPDEVTPRPTSPATLQLDPPVGGCWLTNGFGAPPSPRPATEVLAVADEAALGALMSCPPGGRAQAAPNTSYFTLADVHRSADTWEVAFAVDDGQRVHAGLRLRRACQGVAPREVLATTLMALAGGGRALTVHRCEPDPTPCPPVP; this is encoded by the coding sequence GTGCGACCCGCCCAGCTCATCGTGCTCTCACTCCTCGTTTCGCTCTCGGCCCTCGTCGGCGGATGTGGGAGCGGGAGCGCCGAGCCGCAACAGACGACACCGGCGGATACCGCAGCACACGGAGACACGGCCGACCCCGAAGATCCGGCCGCCGGCTCGGAGACGGCCCCGGCAGACCTGGCCAGTGACGACGCACAGGACGCCGCGAGCGACACGTTCTGTGACGGGACGGACGACTGCGGAGCGCTGGGCGCACTCACCAGCGAGTCCAGCGGCGGCGACTTCGGGATGGGCGGCCTCGGCCGGGGAACCGCCGAGGGCAGCGCCAGCGCGGCCGCGCCCCTGCCTCCAGCGAACGTTCGGCACGTCGTCGTGCGCGGGCTCGACGAGCAGGTGGTGCGCCGCGTCCTGCGTCGTCACCTGAACGAAGTGCGTTTTTGCTACGAGCAGGCGCTCCGGCAGCAGCCCGGCGTCGAAGGGAGCGTCCAGGTCGAGTTCGCGATCGACGCGCGAGGTCTCGTCAGTCAGTCGCGCGCGACCGGAGGGACGGCGGAGAGCGCTCGCCTGAGCGATTGTCTCGTGCGCGCCGTTCGTCGCTGGACCTTTCCCTCGCCCCCAGGCAATGGCGACGCCCAGGTCGCGGCGACCTATCAGTTCGCGCTGGCACCGGCGGCAGCAACCTCGCCCCAAGTTGCCATCGGTCCCGCGCTCCTCCAGCGTTGCGCGCCAGACGAGGTGACGCCCCGCCCGACGTCGCCGGCCACGCTGCAGCTGGACCCCCCGGTCGGCGGGTGCTGGTTGACCAACGGGTTCGGCGCGCCACCCTCTCCGCGCCCCGCGACCGAGGTCCTCGCCGTCGCGGACGAGGCCGCACTCGGCGCGTTGATGAGCTGTCCGCCCGGGGGGCGAGCACAGGCCGCGCCGAACACCAGCTACTTCACGCTCGCGGACGTCCACCGCAGCGCGGACACATGGGAGGTGGCGTTCGCCGTGGACGACGGTCAGCGCGTTCACGCCGGGCTGCGACTTCGCCGGGCGTGTCAGGGTGTCGCGCCGCGCGAGGTCCTCGCCACGACGCTGATGGCGCTCGCGGGAGGCGGCCGCGCGCTCACCGTCCACCGCTGCGAGCCGGACCCGACGCCGTGCCCGCCGGTGCCCTGA
- a CDS encoding AarF/ABC1/UbiB kinase family protein, which translates to MRMIFRALAIWTVATFGLFVYGVAWLALLMRPGAEQRAARRAHVKGVILRRSLSALGATFVKLGQVMSTRIDLFPMETIAELRKLQDALPPFSFREVERTVREELGRPVTELYAEFDQQPVAAASVAQVHRARLADGAEVAVKVLRPQVRETVEKDAAVLVTLAKAVALHPGLRLSDPVGHVEELIQGIRDQTDLRREQTNYARFGENFRDEPRLVFPKVYPELSSARVMTMEFIHGSKVDALPEGDHSDLANLLSHMFLEMIFNHGFLHVDLHPGNFVVQADGRVAVFDVGLVKELTPELLDEFVDWNRCLVMGTANDFVAHMKVYHTYVEGTVDWDALVVDLERFVSSFRGLSKEEIQVGELLDQAFALGRKYKVHPKVEFALIMVGVLTSEGVGKILDAKTDMLAEMSQYLLPLLMARATKGMLHAQAQ; encoded by the coding sequence ATGCGCATGATCTTTCGGGCCCTCGCGATCTGGACCGTGGCGACGTTCGGGCTGTTCGTGTACGGCGTCGCGTGGCTGGCGCTCCTCATGCGGCCGGGAGCGGAGCAGCGCGCCGCGCGCCGCGCCCACGTGAAGGGCGTCATCCTGCGACGGAGCCTCTCCGCGCTGGGCGCAACGTTCGTCAAGCTCGGGCAGGTCATGAGCACACGCATCGACCTCTTCCCGATGGAGACCATCGCGGAGCTCCGTAAGCTGCAGGACGCGCTCCCGCCGTTTTCGTTCCGCGAGGTGGAGCGCACCGTACGTGAGGAGCTCGGGCGGCCCGTGACGGAACTCTACGCAGAGTTCGACCAGCAGCCCGTCGCCGCTGCCAGCGTGGCCCAGGTGCACCGGGCGCGGCTGGCCGACGGCGCCGAGGTCGCCGTCAAGGTCCTGCGACCGCAAGTGCGCGAGACGGTCGAGAAGGACGCCGCCGTGCTCGTCACGCTCGCGAAGGCGGTGGCGCTGCATCCGGGCCTGCGCCTCTCCGACCCCGTGGGGCATGTCGAGGAGCTCATCCAAGGCATCCGCGACCAAACGGACCTGCGCCGCGAGCAGACCAACTACGCGCGCTTCGGCGAGAACTTCCGCGACGAACCCCGCCTGGTGTTCCCGAAGGTCTACCCCGAGCTCTCGAGCGCGCGCGTGATGACCATGGAGTTCATTCACGGGTCCAAGGTGGACGCGCTCCCCGAGGGCGACCACAGCGACCTGGCGAACCTTCTGTCGCACATGTTCCTCGAGATGATCTTCAACCACGGCTTCCTGCACGTGGACCTCCACCCGGGGAACTTCGTGGTGCAGGCCGACGGTCGCGTCGCCGTCTTCGACGTGGGGCTGGTGAAGGAGCTCACCCCCGAGCTGCTCGACGAGTTCGTCGACTGGAACCGCTGCCTCGTGATGGGCACGGCCAACGACTTCGTCGCGCACATGAAGGTCTACCACACGTACGTGGAAGGGACGGTGGACTGGGACGCGCTGGTGGTGGACCTCGAGCGCTTCGTGTCGAGCTTTCGCGGCCTGAGCAAGGAGGAGATTCAGGTCGGCGAGCTGCTCGATCAGGCGTTCGCGCTGGGGCGCAAATACAAGGTGCACCCCAAGGTCGAGTTCGCGCTCATCATGGTGGGCGTGCTGACCTCCGAGGGCGTCGGGAAGATCCTGGACGCCAAGACGGACATGCTCGCGGAGATGAGCCAGTACCTGCTCCCCCTGCTGATGGCCCGGGCCACGAAGGGCATGCTGCACGCGCAGGCGCAGTGA
- a CDS encoding ferritin-like domain-containing protein: MNTDLRLRRLFKNISFAALAAQASSCSDAHSVSRGGFDLTVPCDDAALVAGALHAVDGDYLAIRVGYLPNADDGPPPPVIYGAAGVPCATATDTAACEEAFAALPEDQGWGSDVIFWPERYRSRTHLIWTRGDEVGVITTDEELLAFLGTIHDPEAAALVARFVAGHRIVCDGPNARVVDEGVELVTSTGSACGRDTFRSENILLIAPDGTATVQRSVVVEVGDPNCVIGRLTTGAELPPHARHQALGAYFAEMAALEASAVTAFERLAQELHALGAPAELVRRARDARDDETRHAAQVGALASQYGALPLEIEPPSTLTLRSALDVALENAREGCVRETFGALVATHQAQHARDPRVAEVLGVIAEDETRHAALAWDLAAWLNGVLTPAERVVVHAERTYAQRLFRDGATHALDEAAREAAGLPDTGMARVLFDALSAQLWS, translated from the coding sequence ATGAACACCGATCTCCGGCTCCGACGCTTGTTCAAGAACATCTCGTTCGCCGCGCTGGCCGCCCAAGCCAGCAGCTGCTCCGACGCGCACTCCGTGAGTCGCGGCGGGTTCGACCTCACGGTCCCTTGTGACGATGCCGCCCTCGTCGCCGGCGCGCTTCACGCGGTGGACGGCGACTACCTGGCGATTCGCGTCGGCTACCTGCCCAACGCCGACGACGGCCCCCCTCCGCCCGTCATCTACGGTGCGGCAGGGGTTCCGTGCGCCACGGCGACGGACACGGCGGCCTGCGAAGAGGCGTTCGCTGCGCTCCCGGAGGACCAGGGGTGGGGCTCCGACGTCATCTTCTGGCCCGAGAGGTATCGATCTCGCACGCATCTGATCTGGACCCGCGGCGACGAGGTGGGCGTCATCACGACTGACGAAGAGCTGCTGGCGTTCCTGGGCACCATCCACGATCCCGAAGCGGCCGCGCTGGTTGCGCGCTTCGTGGCTGGGCACCGCATCGTCTGTGATGGTCCCAACGCGCGCGTGGTCGACGAGGGGGTGGAGCTCGTCACGTCGACGGGCTCCGCGTGCGGGAGGGATACGTTTCGCAGCGAGAACATCCTGCTGATCGCGCCGGACGGAACGGCGACCGTGCAGCGCAGCGTCGTGGTCGAGGTGGGTGACCCCAACTGCGTGATCGGGCGGCTCACCACGGGCGCGGAGCTTCCTCCGCACGCGCGACACCAGGCGCTCGGGGCCTACTTCGCGGAGATGGCGGCCCTCGAGGCGAGCGCCGTGACCGCGTTCGAACGCCTGGCCCAGGAGCTGCACGCGCTAGGCGCCCCCGCAGAGCTCGTTCGTCGAGCTCGGGACGCGCGTGACGACGAGACACGTCATGCCGCCCAGGTGGGCGCGCTGGCTAGCCAATACGGCGCCTTGCCGTTGGAGATCGAGCCTCCATCGACGCTCACGCTCCGCAGCGCGCTGGACGTCGCGCTCGAGAACGCGCGCGAGGGCTGCGTGCGCGAGACCTTTGGCGCGCTGGTCGCTACGCACCAGGCGCAGCACGCCCGAGACCCGCGTGTGGCAGAGGTGCTCGGGGTCATCGCGGAGGACGAGACGCGTCACGCCGCGCTCGCGTGGGACTTGGCCGCCTGGCTCAACGGCGTGCTCACGCCCGCCGAACGTGTGGTGGTCCACGCCGAGCGTACCTACGCGCAGCGTCT